Sequence from the bacterium genome:
TATTAATACAAACCCCCTTCTTACTATTGCTATAGCAACGGTTGGGAGTTATTATTTAATAATGGGAATTGGAAAATATAGTTACTATTTTAAAAAACCGAAAACAGAAATCACCAAAGATGTTCTTTATTGGTTAATGATGGCCGGAGCCGTTTATATTGCTGCCAGTTCTCCCTTTTTTGTTAGGAATCTTTTAAAAAGTTATCAAAAGTGGAAAAAGTATCCGCGGAAAAAGGTTTACGACACTTTTTATAGATTAAAAAATCAAGGTTTGATAAAAATCGAAGAGAGGGGGCCTCAAATATATATTAAATTGACTGATAAGGGAAGAAAGAAGGCAGGTTTTTTTCAGATTAATGATTTGAAAATAAAAAAGCCGGTGATTTGGGATAGGAAATGGCGAATAGTCATTTTTGACATTTCTGAGTTAAAAAAAATGCATCGCGAGGCCTTTCGGGGAAAATTAAAAGAGCTGGGATTTTATCAATTGCAAAAAAGCGTTTGGGCTCATCCATTTGATTGTGTCGCAGAGATAGAATTATTGCGGGATTTCTTTGGCCTGGATAAGAAAGACGTAAGGCTGATTATTGCTTCTGAAATTGGAGGAGACAAGGAATTAAGAGAATATTTTAAATTAGATTAAGATTCTAATTTTATTCCAAAAAAACAACTTCTAATTAAAGCTATAGCAATGATAGGGCGCGATATGCTTGTTTGTGAATGATTATAATAATGTTAGAATATAACTGGGCCGGGAGACGGCACTCACTAATTACAAAGAATTGGAGTTTCACCTCTTCTGGCCCATTTCAAGCATGAAACCAGGGATTTTGAGGAAGTTTTTGCCCGGCCTCAGAGAAAACGTTTTGTTGAAGGATTACACAACCTTCCGGATCGGCGGTCCGGCCGATTTTTTTTACGAAGCAAAAACAGAAAAAGATTTTGTCAACGCCATCAGGATTTCCCGCAAGCTTGAAGTCCCTTTTTTCATTTTAGGAAGGGGATCGAATACTCTTTTTGACGACAAAGGTTTCCGGGGCTTGGTCATCAGGAATATGGTTTCGGAAATGAAAATCTCAAAAAGACTAAAAAGATCTTTTGGAAAAAAGGAATCGGGAAACGCCCATTATCTACCGGCTCATCCCGGCAAGTATTTAAAATTTTCCGATCTGGATTACCCGCAGGAACCTTTTGATATTGAGCTTGAAGTTTCCTCGGGAATTCCCGTCCAGTATTTGATCCAGAAAACTTTAGAGAAAAAACTGACCGGCCTTCAATGGTTTGCCGGCATTCCCGGGTCTGTCGGCGGAGCGGTAGTTTACAATATTCACGGCGGGACAAAACTTTTCGGCGACTATGTCAAAGACGTAACGGTTATCGACAAAAACAATCGTATAAGAAAGATAAAAAGCAAGGACCTGGGTTTTGCTTACGATCTCAGCAATGTCCAGAAAGAAAAACAAATTATTTTAAGAGTGACCCTCTTCCTTTCCCGCGGAGATATCGGCAGGGCCAGGCATGTCTACAAAGAATGGCTGAAAAGAAAATTAAAGGTTCAGCCGCAGACAAATTGCCCCGGAAGCATTTTTAAAAATTTTCCAAGAAAAGTTTCAGAAAAAACCGGCTCGCCGACGACCGGAGCCGGCTGGTTCATAGACCAGGCAGGCCTAAAAGGAAAGACAATCGGGAGGGTTCAGGTTTCAAAAAAACACGCAAACTTCATTATTAATCTGGGCGGCGGAAAGGCAAAAGACGCCAGAAAATTGATTAAAACAATAAAAGAAAAGGTAAAAAAGAAATTTAAGCTGAATCTTAAGGAAGAAATACTGATTTTGCCGTCAGAAATCTAAAAAACTTTACGAGTTTTTATTTTTGAGTTTTCCACATCTTGACATTGATTCTTGAAATGAAATAATGAATTAATCTAAAATTTTTCTGGGAAATTTTCCCAAAAAATCTTAGGGAAATTTTTGAAAAACAAATAGTTGTCGGCTATTTGCAGAAAAACTTTTCAATCCTCTCAACAATAATAAAATAGTTTTTAACAGCGAGGATTGAAACAAAAAAATGGCAAAGAAAAAAGCAAAGAAGAAGAAGAAATAACTTCTTGCCCCGTTTCTCCTGAGCCCGCTGGAATCTTAATCTGAATTTCAGGGGCTCGGGGGATGAGGCTTGCCATTAAAGTTTAAAAAGATGATTACGCAAAGATTCCATTACATTTTTG
This genomic interval carries:
- the murB gene encoding UDP-N-acetylmuramate dehydrogenase, whose amino-acid sequence is MKPGILRKFLPGLRENVLLKDYTTFRIGGPADFFYEAKTEKDFVNAIRISRKLEVPFFILGRGSNTLFDDKGFRGLVIRNMVSEMKISKRLKRSFGKKESGNAHYLPAHPGKYLKFSDLDYPQEPFDIELEVSSGIPVQYLIQKTLEKKLTGLQWFAGIPGSVGGAVVYNIHGGTKLFGDYVKDVTVIDKNNRIRKIKSKDLGFAYDLSNVQKEKQIILRVTLFLSRGDIGRARHVYKEWLKRKLKVQPQTNCPGSIFKNFPRKVSEKTGSPTTGAGWFIDQAGLKGKTIGRVQVSKKHANFIINLGGGKAKDARKLIKTIKEKVKKKFKLNLKEEILILPSEI